The genomic region TTCTAAAACTCTAAGAATTAGGAGGATTTTCATGTCTATTTTTACACAAAATACTTCTCCAAAGTCGTGTTTTTATTGCTCTGCCAATTTGGCAGTAATTAGTTGAAAACCCCTTGTATTTTAAAATTGCACAAGCTATATTAAATACAACAGCAAAAGCAAAGAACTCTACCACAAGTTTATTGCAAAACCAAGGAGAAAAGCCATGAATATTTCCGATCTCAATCACCTCGAAGTCGTTAGCGAAGACAACAAAGTTGTTGGTGGTTACTGCTGCTACGATCCCGATGAACTGAACTTCGATACCGATATCGATAAGGATGTAAACATTAACATCTATGAGCGTGTCTATGTCAATAAGAACTTATACACCTATTCAACAGTTTACGGAAACAGCGCCTTAGCTGAAGCTGATGCCTCTGCCGAAGGCTACAATTCTAATGCTGAAGCCTTCTCCTTCACCTATACCGACCCCTACTTCTCTTCGGCAGGTGCAACCTCCATTTCTCAAAGCTAATACGGGTAGGAGCTACTAGTATTAGTCAAGATTAAACGAGTAGCTCCAGATCCCCAAATCGGCTCTTTTCAGGAAAGACAAATATCCCCAAAAGCACTATCAATTGCAAAACCAAGGAGAAAAGCTATGAACATTTCCGATCTCAATCACCTCGAAGTCGTTAGCGAAGACAACAAAGTTGTTGGTGGTTACTGCTGCTACGATCCCGATGAACTGAACTTCGATACCGATATCGATAAGTCTGTCAACATTAACATCTATGAGCGTGTCTATGTTGATAAGGACTTATACACCTATTCAACAGTTTACGGGAACAGCGCCTTAGCTGAAGCTGATGCCTCTGCCGAAGGCTACAATTCTAATGCTGAAGCCTTCTCCTTCACCTATACCGACCCCTACTTCTCTTCGGCAGGTGCAACCTCCATCTCTCAAAGCTAATACGGGTAGGAGCTACTAGTATTAGTCAAGATTAAACGAGTAGCTCCAGATCCCCAAATCGGCTCTTTTCAGGAAAGACAAATATCCCCAAAAGCACTATCAATTGCAAAACCAAGGAGAAAAGCTATGAACATTTCCGATCTCAATCACCTCGAAGTCGTTAGCGAAGACAACAAAGTTGTTGGTGGATACTACTACGATCCTAAGGAACTTGAATTCGATACCGATATCGATAAGTCTGTCAACATTAACATCTATGAGCGTGTCGATGTCTATAAGCGCTTATACACCTCTTCAACGGTTTATGGGAACAGTGCATTAGCTGAAGCTGATGCCTCTGCTGAAGGCTACGACTCTAACGCTGAAGCCTTCTCCTTCACCTATACCGACCCCTACTTCTCTTCGGCAGGTGCAACCTCCATCTCTCAAAGCGACTACTAAAATCAAGAGGGTTACGTTGTACAAGGAAGTGCTAAACAAGTAGCCTAGCTGTCTCAAGTTAACTCTTGGCGTACCCAATAACAGCAAACGTCCAATTTTGCCAACTAATTCACTGTAAAAAAGGAGAAAACTCATGAATATTTCTGACCTGAATCACCTCGAAGTCCTTAGCGAAGACAACAAAGTTGTTGGTGGATACTACGAGCTTGAATTCGATACCGATATCGATAAGGATGTAGACATTTCCCTCAATGAGTATGTCAATGTCTATAAGCGCTTATACACCTCTTCAACGGTTTACGGGAACAGTGCCTTAGCTGAAGCTGATGCCTCTGCTGAAGGTCCCCATTCTAACGCTGAAGCCTTCTCCTTCACCTATACTGATCCAAGCTTCTCTTCTGCAGGTGCAACATCTATCTCTCAAAGTGATAGCTATTGCTACTACTGTTACTAGAGTAGTCTAATTGCTACGGCGTCCCGCTTCCACTATCGGGACGCTTCTAATTATTGAATGGGCGCTCAATTAAGTAAGTCGCCATGGCTTAAAGTCGGGCGATGAAGAGCGCCATTAGCCATTTGTAAGAGTTTGCTACTCTAGGGGAACGCTCACACAAAAGCAAGCTGACAAAACAGGGAGTTGTATCCAGTCAGAGTTCTCCATTGTTAAGGTAAGGAGCGATTTACCAATGATGACCAAATTATATTTAATATTAATCAGTTTAATTAGCACTTTAGTGGTTACTTTGCCCTGCTCAGCTCAGATAGTTAATGCAGGTGCTTCGAGTAGTTCATTCGTGAATTCCCAAGGTGCAGGTGCAACCAGCAGTGCCACAGCCACCTCACCCACAGGCACCAGTAGCAGTAGTCAGACGATTTTTGTACCTGGTGCTACCGTCAGTGGTGGTAGCAGTTCCGCTAGTGCCTCCACGAATGCTCCGCCGACAACCAGTGCTAATGTTTTCACAGATTCGTTGAATAGTCCTAATCCTGGAGCAACGTTTACGCCCAGGGCTACTTTCAGTGGGGGTAGCAATTCAGCCAATACCTCCGTGAATACTCCGCCGCCAGCAACCACCACCGTTCCTCCCGGTTCCCTCAGTAGTCCTAATCCTGGCACAACAACTCCCTTGTCTCCAGCCGTTAATAATCAGCCAGGGTTTTCCCCCAGTGTCACCGCTAACCCGACAAGCGCTCCCCCGGCTTCTATTGCACCCTCTTCCCCCAGGGTGAGAGTAATCCTACCGAACCCCAGCATCAACAATCCTGCAACTACATTTATCAGCATTTTTTCCGCATCCAGCTTTGTCCAAAAAGATAGTAATATTTCCTACAGGGTTGTCGGTGTACCTAGCCGAGTTTTCCCAGGGTTAGGTTTAAGGAGAGTTCCAATCAATCGATAATGGTGGATACAGGCGCGTCCGTTGAGTCAGAAGAAATTGTTGAGTTTCTCAAACAAGACATACAGTATAAAAAAGTCTGTCATCAGATTTGGTCGCAACGAGTCATTGAGCGAGCGACTCAGGAACGAGGCATAGTCGTCACGCCAGAAGAAATTCAGGCGGAGGCAGATAAGCAACGTCAGGCAATGCACTTGGAAAAGGCGGCTGACACCTTGGCTTGGTTGGCGGATCAGAGGATAACACCTGATGATTGGGAAGCAGGAATTCGTCTGCGCTTGCTGACCCAGAAATTAGCCGATTGTTTGTTTGGCAACGAGGTAGAAAAGTTTTTTACTCAAAATCGATTAGACTATGAGCAAATTTTGCTCTATCAACTGATTCTTGCCTCTGAACCCTTGGCGCGAGAACTTTTCTATGAAATTGAAGAAGGGGAAATTAGCTTTTATGAGGCAGCCCACCTTTACGATATTGACCCAGAACGCAAGCGTCGGTGCGGTTATGAAGGAAAGGTTTACCGCTGGCGCTTAAAACCGGAAATGGCATCGGCAGTCTTTGCCGCGCCGATTGGCGAGGTAGTCGGTCCAATTAAAACCGATCTCGGTTATCATCTGTTACGAGCAGAAGAGTTT from Coleofasciculus chthonoplastes PCC 7420 harbors:
- a CDS encoding peptidylprolyl isomerase — translated: MVDTGASVESEEIVEFLKQDIQYKKVCHQIWSQRVIERATQERGIVVTPEEIQAEADKQRQAMHLEKAADTLAWLADQRITPDDWEAGIRLRLLTQKLADCLFGNEVEKFFTQNRLDYEQILLYQLILASEPLARELFYEIEEGEISFYEAAHLYDIDPERKRRCGYEGKVYRWRLKPEMASAVFAAPIGEVVGPIKTDLGYHLLRAEEFIPAQLTPERSQEILNRLFGQWLESEVNYLIHSESS